Genomic segment of Coffea arabica cultivar ET-39 chromosome 1e, Coffea Arabica ET-39 HiFi, whole genome shotgun sequence:
ACATATCTGTGCCTATTTCTTTATGCCAATATGCCTTGATTCCTCATACCCTGAAAAAAAAAGGTCTACTGGTCTCCTAGATGAAGGCACAAACAATGAGCTAACCTCACATCAAACTTTGATTTCTGATGCGTAGTGATAAAAGGGCTACAGAACTATATTCAAACAAGATCTATGTACCAAGCTAAGTGCTCGAGTCCTTGAGTACAGGTATCAGCCACAAACAACCCTGAAGCTCCAATTCTTAATTGAATAAACCACTGTTACCTGAAAAAGGTAACACAACATTTGAGGGCCCAGAACAGGAAACAACCCAAGACAAGTATATTCACACTTCAGCCCACATTCCACATTAACAGAAATGAAACGCAGGCTGAAAGCccaacaaggaaaaaaaatatagataTCTGATCGTATAAGCCTACTAGGAGTTATAGTAGAATCAGTTTAGTTGCATTAGGTGAGCAACGTCATACTAAGATGTTTGATCTTTCATGAGACATATTTCAAAAACAGATTGCCAGTATGATAGTAATTCCAGTAACAAAGCTGTCATAATTCTGTTCTCAGCTTGCTAGAAATGAAAGCAAACCAACCTCAAAATCCCTGAAGTATTTGATGTTATGTGCGTCATTAATAGAGGAAGCAACGTTGAAATGCTTTAAAACTACAAAGCAAAAAAAAGTAGAATTGACTGCGCTAGACACATGAAGCACAAAAACAGGATaatagccattcaatatacATGAGGAATCTAACACAAACATCTGTCTTAAGAAGCATAGTGGCAGTTGTATCTCTTTCTTTACAGAAGCAAACATCTATCAACTGTTGCATAATCATCGATTATGCCATTTCCAGCAACATCATAGCAAAACTTAATCCACtctaataaaatatttaatagcCAGTTAATTATCTAAATTCTATCCGGCACAAGTACCAAATTTAGAATGGCCAAAGGTGGTAGTGTGCTAGTCATCAGATTGGATTGAGGATAAATCAGATTATACTATCTCGCTGTGGAGATTATTTGCTCGGTTACCAAAAAAATGCGCATTCAATTGGAGGAAGTACAAATAGAAAATTAGATTAGTCACCAATTAATTTGCGAGATTCTACAAGATGCCTCCAGGAAGACATCTGCAGCTTTTCTCCAGAAAGCTCATTATGACATGTCATTATCACAATATATCATGCCACAGTGGCCTGCATTCTTATATGTAACATCATCACAACAATTTGCGAGATTCTTATAAGCTCAAGTATGAAAATCTATGTAACTGTCATAGATCCTTAAATAGCATTATGAATAAATAATCCACAGAAAAGGCAACAGGAGTTCAGAACAAGCACTGTTTGATTACTGCCCAATCCTCCCCTAACCAAACAGAAAATGACCATGAGGAGGAAGATGGATGGTAGCTTGGAAGAAATCAAAGAGAGCTGGCAAATGCAGAAAATAGTAGACCTTCTCTGAGGTGATTACCAATATTAAAAATCAATTTCAGCAATGAAGTTATCTGTGAACAGATTACATGAATGAAAATGTTCAAATATCATCAAGGGCCTCTACAATTATCAAACATAAATTTGCTGTCAAATGTATGCATGATCATAACAAATAAATGCTGACACAACAAATATTTCAATTTCAACGAGTGTAAAACAATGACTTTTGATCCACAACTACCAATCATGAAAGCAGTTGTTAGTTAACACGTGCTACTTAAGTTCATATATTCATTGTTGCATACATTTTTTGTGCCAGTACATACATCATAGAATACGATTGTGGCTGACAATTCTAGAGGCCTCTCACTCATTGAAAGATGACACTGAGTTCTGACCTGTCTATAACAGTTTTAAAGTGTTTTTCTAGGCCAGTTGAAAAATTTACACGCACTAATGGAAGTTAACTGCTCTCCTCCCCTTCTCCACCCTCCACAAGCAAAAGACCCTATTAGTTTTGTAATTTAGTTGCTTGATTCTGCTCATAGTAGTGAAGAAAATATTCATATCACACCTTGACCACATATTGCATTTATTTCTGGTCCAGTCATTTCAATTCCATCGTCATGAAGCAAGGAAATTCCAGATGCAGATATAGCGAAAGTGAATGCAACCGGAGGGGACATTGATGATTTTGCCACTTTTATGAATCTTTGCCCTACAAGAGACAACAGCACCACTTAACAGAGTTTAGGAGTACGAAAAATTTGCACAGTTTAATTCTTTGGTAAAATCAGCAAAAAGCCTGACTAATGCAAAACATCATTATGTTGGAGACAGTAAAGAAACTAttactttcatttccaccaacgTAACATTAGAAGCATTATTTTCTCTAAATTTTCCTAGCCAACATGTTTCAAAATCTCCTTTATCCCTTGGTTAAGGTAATTCCTAAAAGCATTAATAGCCTTCCCTCACTCCCAAGTTTAAAATTATTGCGAAGGGACAAACAAACCTGATTTAGATTCCAGCACAAGACGGATAGAAACAGCATGAGCCCAAGGGATCCCAAGAGCAGCAACAAGATGGGAATCAAATGTTGTGGGGAAATCCAGATTTTGTCTAGAATCTGAACTGCACAAGATGAGTGACTCGTATATTGCTTATCTGGAACAGGTAAATCTGACATTATGAAACTCGTCATAATACCTTGGAAGGAATAGTGGAAAGGGTCATCACCACTATGAGATCTAACTTGGTTAGTCACCACCACAGGGATACGGGAAAATTCTGCGAGTGATCTTCATACCACAATAATTCAATCAACAGCGAAGAAATTGTTATTTATCCGAGAAATTAACTTTCTGCGATATCAGCTAAAAAGTTGAAGGACAAAATTCTCACTCACTTTATAAAGGTCATATGCCAACCCAATGGATGTTGTCTACATTGTCCCTGTCCATCTCTCCTTGttgaaaacaaacaaataaaatgtgAAAAATATTGCCTCTACAAGCAGGCAATCCAGACATGTAATACATACAGTACCAtttcaattttaaaattaataaaCACAAGTTTGTTGTATGAAGTAGGAAATCAAACAGCTGACCCAATTGCAATCTTCACTCAGAAAAATAAATCAAGAAACAATTTTGGTCAAGAATTTAAAAGCTTTGAGCAGAAAAACTACAAATTCAAGGACCATCAAAACACATTAGTCTTCCACATATGTAACTTAGATTACAGCTGTTGTGCATCAATAACTTTTTACTCCAGTGAGTCATCCACTACCTAGTGCAGAATAGGAGAAGGAAAATGAAACTGACCCTGAAACAAGAGCTGCCATGCTATCAATGACTAGCAACTTCACATGATGCTGGAGAAGGGAATCCTTGATCTTTTGCAAGCTGTTAAAGACATAACATCCAGTGTTATAATCAGTCCATTGGCTGCTAACTAACAAAAAGAACATTCTCAATGTCTTACACAGGATATCACGGATGTAAAAAATGCAATACTCAAGAAACTAGCGAGCTCTTTTCAGTTCAATCTTTCCATAAGAATTTCTCAACTTCTTAGCTGCCAACTCCAACAAAAAGGACACATTTATTAtgcatcctttgttttgattgaaaGTAACTGCagtttaatttttcctattttattCTTCATTGTATATAATTTTTCATGCTTATCCAATTACTTTCTTATTCTTTCTCTTGTGACAGTATAGTTcgcacacatacacacacacaaaacACTTAAGGATGTTGATTTTGATTGAACTCCAGTGGACATTCAAGCTAAATCCTCCAACCTAGCAACGTAAGATGGCCTACGCTCCTACATTCTCTAACATGCATAAGGAAAATGATGATAGAGGCTCAACTAATTAATGTTTATCCTCCAACGATCACCCAGAGCATCTCTAAaaaaatttacttgattttctccATAGCTGGGTTAATACATCATTTCTTAGGCTGATAACCTAGAACCTGATTTATCTTACTCATACCACTCTGAGAATTCAGTGGGTGTCGTCGGTTGCAAGACTAGGATCCTACCAGCCATCTGCAGCAGATATTTAGAAAGATTTAGGAAGATGTGAGAACCTATCAGATCATGAGCAGGGTGCAATCTTGGAAGCACCTTGCAACTCCCAGAAAGGAAAAGGGGGGGAAAAAGACACAAAGACCAGATATGTAGAAGAGCTTAAACATGTAATAACTGCaacaatttttaaaacttctGCTTTTTTCCCTCGTTAAGATGAGTATCTTCCTACATCTATTTTCTCCCAAATTTGAAGACTTGAGCCTGCAAAGACCCAACTTCATGCTAAATAAGTTTTACCAAGATTTCAACATCAAAAAGGATTGTGCAGGCAAATATTGACAGGATTTGATATGTGAAACAGTTAATAACCAATATATGGAAATCTCTATTTTTAATTAGATAAAAGTAACATAATGATCTCTTTAACTTGGTCCATAGATTTCATATGTGTGACACTACAAAATCTGTGTCATATGATTTAGTTATCTTGTCTCAATTCTGAACGGATTTGTCTGCTTCCAAATCTAAAGTCAAGCTATATGTTTCGTCTGTGTGCACGTCGAATGATTTGTGTCCATGTTTGCTTCTGTAAAAGAAAGTAATCATATATTTCTGGATacctgctgagccattccttcAATTTGGAATATTTCTGGGAAACTATTAACACCTATTTCAATCATCCTGAAAAAGATGGAATTTATTTGAGTGCAAGAAAGCTTGACAAAAGAATTTGAAAAGATATTAGAAGATAGAAAGACGCAAACCTCCTTGAACTAAATTTTGATTCGGTATCCACATATACGACATGCCCATCAAGGCCACCATGACTAGAAGGCAGCGAGGCCAACAAGGAAAGCTTCAGGCAGAACTACAAGTCACATCAAAATAGGATCTGTTGAGAACGACAAATAAGATGGATCGAAATCTTGGACAGAAAATGCAATGCTGGTATACCCTACATCAACAGACTCCTGCATTTTTGTGGCTAGGGTCCGTTTACGGACTGAATCATTGTACAGGTTAAAATATgtgtttaataaataaattttaaagaaaaaggagCATTAACTTATGCTGCCATTTGAATATAACCAAACTAGATATTCTGCATGTAGCAATTTCAACCAAGGTTCCCCATCGTACTGCAAAAGCACTTCAGGTTTTGGATTCTAATATTGATCTAAAGGAGACAACTGCAGCTTCCATTTTCAACTTCAATCCCCACCTAACTAGAAGATAAGTAATAGGTGCAAAGGATACGAGGAAGCAGGGAAAAAGGGCAGGACAAACATAAATTAGTTAAACGGAAAGAGCGTATGCAGGCAATAAAATTCCCAGCAATGTTGTAATCCAAATGAGATGAGGAAAATAACAGCAGCATAGCAAAAATACTTTAGAAACCCAATATCATCGTTGTGCCATACCTGTGTTTTGCCAATCCCTGCAGGACCAACCAACTCCGTAATAACACCAAATGGAATGCCCCCACATAAGGCTGCATCTAGTCCTTTCAGACGAGTTGGTAGATGACCTGCCAAGTGCTCATTATGCATACGCTGCTCCAACAGCGACAGAGCCTAAAAAGACAAATTAACACCAAAGTTGCGAACAAACACCTAAACAGAACATTCCATTCTTTTCTCCTATAGTTCACTATACAAAAACGAATCACAACACAATTCAGTGCAAGCTTATTGACATCTGAACTCACAGTTTGGTAGGGAGGGCAAGAAATCTCACTGATACTTGATACTGCTGTTGTAACTTCAGCCAACCCGACATCTAACAGCTCCATTAACTCAAACTCGGTTAATGACAATGCATCCTGGACTCACACAAGACAAACATAAATTAGTTCTACGAAACGCGAATATATGCAGAGGCAGCGATGGAGCCTCTCTCTGTAAGGCCATATAGGGACTGAGAATGAGAATCGCTGTTGGTTTCTTTGATGACAACACCATGACAATCAAACTTGCACTCTTCTAAAATATCACTACGGCTACAACGAAACTGCAGAGTATAATTCCCAATCCTGAGTCTGATGCTAAAAGATTTTCCAAAAGCAGCTTAATTAAACTCCCATTCAATACTGAGTCCAGGTCGAACACGAATTTTGAAAActgaaccaaaaaaataaaatttaaatttaaaaaaatcaacataaaattcaccgaaaaaaaaaaagaagagctaGGGCCGAGAAAATTGCGTAATAACAAGGATATAcctggaaaaggaaagaaaaaatggattCCAAATAACTTGAAGTAAAAATCAACATGTAAAAGAGTTAAAATTGCGTGAATTATAGGTAGTGATCCACAGAATCCATGGGTTCATATTTGATGCCAAATTAGAAATTTAATGATATTCTGTTCTACCTTGGCAGTGTGAATGTTGCGAGCAGCAAAGATGTTGGCTATTGATTTGGGAAGACCCATTTCGCTTATCAATTTGTTCGCCATCACTCTCCTCCACACCCTATTCACACTTTTTCTCATATCAAATCCGCCATTCCATGATTACTTAATACTACCACTCTATAATTTTTCCCGCGCAAATGATCAGTGGCAAACCCGGTTTActcgtgtatatatatatatatactagtacTACAGATACTCGATTAatgcctttttttctttttccccccttCTGCGGTGGTTCGTGATTGGGTCGGCGCATTATAAGGCCCGCGTCATTTCATCCAGCTTGACGAACTTGTAGTGTACGGGCCTGAGTTTAAATCCAAATAAACCCATTTCTAGTAGCATAAAGGGCCTGTGAGTTTAAAGACCAGGCCAGCCTAGTTTCTTACAATGAAGTAGAACAACTATGACTGAAACAATTACTAGGAAATCCTAGGCAGTTATTCCCAATTTCAGCACCAGTTACCTTTCTGTTTAACTAACATGTTTCCATAGGCAGAGAGGCATATAACATGTAGTAGTAGTACATCACATAGGGATGGATCTCTGAGACTCTTTTAACTACATTTCGAATTGAATTATCCAGTCACTGATAATAACGCGTAAGATGCTGATAACATATACTCTTTGAAATTCTCTCTTACGTtgtttctcttcaaaattttggCCCACAACCGGAGTGCGC
This window contains:
- the LOC113708662 gene encoding DNA repair protein RAD51 homolog 2-like isoform X1: MRKSVNRVWRRVMANKLISEMGLPKSIANIFAARNIHTAKDALSLTEFELMELLDVGLAEVTTAVSSISEISCPPYQTALSLLEQRMHNEHLAGHLPTRLKGLDAALCGGIPFGVITELVGPAGIGKTQFCLKLSLLASLPSSHGGLDGHVVYVDTESKFSSRRMIEIGVNSFPEIFQIEGMAQQMAGRILVLQPTTPTEFSECLQKIKDSLLQHHVKLLVIDSMAALVSGRDGQGQCRQHPLGWHMTFIKSLAEFSRIPVVVTNQVRSHSGDDPFHYSFQDSRQNLDFPTTFDSHLVAALGIPWAHAVSIRLVLESKSGQRFIKVAKSSMSPPVAFTFAISASGISLLHDDGIEMTGPEINAICGQVLKHFNVASSINDAHNIKYFRDFEVTVVYSIKNWSFRVVCG
- the LOC113708662 gene encoding DNA repair protein RAD51 homolog 2-like isoform X3 gives rise to the protein MRKSVNRVWRRVMANKLISEMGLPKSIANIFAARNIHTAKDALSLTEFELMELLDVGLAEVTTAVSSISEISCPPYQTRMHNEHLAGHLPTRLKGLDAALCGGIPFGVITELVGPAGIGKTQFCLKLSLLASLPSSHGGLDGHVVYVDTESKFSSRRMIEIGVNSFPEIFQIEGMAQQMAGRILVLQPTTPTEFSECLQKIKDSLLQHHVKLLVIDSMAALVSGRDGQGQCRQHPLGWHMTFIKSLAEFSRIPVVVTNQVRSHSGDDPFHYSFQDSRQNLDFPTTFDSHLVAALGIPWAHAVSIRLVLESKSGQRFIKVAKSSMSPPVAFTFAISASGISLLHDDGIEMTGPEINAICGQVLKHFNVASSINDAHNIKYFRDFEVTVVYSIKNWSFRVVCG
- the LOC113708662 gene encoding DNA repair protein RAD51 homolog 2-like isoform X2, with product MRKSVNRVWRRVMANKLISEMGLPKSIANIFAARNIHTAKDALSLTEFELMELLDVGLAEVTTAVSSISEISCPPYQTALSLLEQRMHNEHLAGHLPTRLKGLDAALCGGIPFGVITELVGPAGIGKTQFCLKLSLLASLPSSHGGLDGHVVYVDTESKFSSRRMIEIGVNSFPEIFQIEGMAQQMAGRILVLQPTTPTEFSECLQKIKDSLLQHHVKLLVIDSMAALVSGDGQGQCRQHPLGWHMTFIKSLAEFSRIPVVVTNQVRSHSGDDPFHYSFQDSRQNLDFPTTFDSHLVAALGIPWAHAVSIRLVLESKSGQRFIKVAKSSMSPPVAFTFAISASGISLLHDDGIEMTGPEINAICGQVLKHFNVASSINDAHNIKYFRDFEVTVVYSIKNWSFRVVCG
- the LOC113708662 gene encoding DNA repair protein RAD51 homolog 2-like isoform X4, whose protein sequence is MRKSVNRVWRRVMANKLISEMGLPKSIANIFAARNIHTAKDALSLTEFELMELLDVGLAEVTTAVSSISEISCPPYQTALSLLEQRMHNEHLAGHLPTRLKGLDAALCGGIPFGVITELVGPAGIGKTQFCLKLSLLASLPSSHGGLDGHVVYVDTESKFSSRRMIEIGVNSFPEIFQIEGMAQQMAGRILVLQPTTPTEFSECLQKIKDSLLQHHVKLLVIDSMAALVSGRDGQGQCRQHPLGWHMTFIKSLAEFSRIPVVVTNQVRSHSGDDPFHYSFQDSRQNLDFPTTFDSHLVAALGIPWAHAVSIRLVLESKSGQRFIKVAKSSMSPPVAFTFAISASGISLLHDDGIEMTGPEINAICGQGNSGLFN
- the LOC113708662 gene encoding DNA repair protein RAD51 homolog 2-like isoform X5 — protein: MRKSVNRVWRRVMANKLISEMGLPKSIANIFAARNIHTAKDALSLTEFELMELLDVGLAEVTTAVSSISEISCPPYQTALSLLEQRMHNEHLAGHLPTRLKGLDAALCGGIPFGVITELVGPAGIGKTQFCLKLSLLASLPSSHGGLDGHVVYVDTESKFSSRRMIEIGVNSFPEIFQIEGMAQQMAGRILVLQPTTPTEFSECLQKIKDSLLQHHVKLLVIDSMAALVSGRDGQGQCRQHPLGWHMTFIKSLAEFSRIPVVVTNQVRSHSGDDPFHYSFQVQILDKIWISPQHLIPILLLLLGSLGLMLFLSVLCWNLNQGKDS